One Beggiatoa leptomitoformis DNA segment encodes these proteins:
- a CDS encoding NAD(P)-dependent alcohol dehydrogenase — protein sequence MTMNILGYATHSPTDNLAPYHFERREPRADDVVIEILYCGVCHSDLHQAHNDWHNSNYPLVPGHEIVGRVTEVGAAVTRFKVGDLAAVGCMVDSCQHCEPCEHGEEQYCVEFPTLTYNSVNRHDQMPTYGGYSEKIVVTEKFTLKVPENLELAGTAPLLCAGITTWSPLRHWKVGKGSRVAVVGLGGLGHMALKLAKALGAEVTLFTRSEGKEADARRLGADNIVLSSDETQMAAVQGHFDFILDTVPYIHDLNQYIPTLAISGTLVLVGYLGPLEPMLNTAPMVLGRKSIAGSLIGGIAETQELLDFCAEHNITSDVEVIKIQEINTAYQRMLKSDVKYRFVIDMKSLKA from the coding sequence ATGACTATGAATATACTTGGTTATGCAACCCATTCACCAACGGATAACTTAGCCCCTTACCATTTTGAACGGCGTGAACCACGTGCAGACGATGTGGTAATTGAAATTTTATATTGTGGCGTATGTCACTCAGATTTACATCAAGCCCACAACGACTGGCATAACAGCAATTATCCCTTAGTGCCGGGACATGAAATTGTAGGGCGTGTGACGGAAGTTGGCGCGGCTGTGACCCGTTTTAAAGTCGGTGATTTAGCCGCTGTTGGCTGCATGGTTGATTCCTGCCAACACTGTGAACCTTGTGAACATGGTGAAGAACAGTATTGCGTTGAGTTTCCAACCCTCACCTACAACTCAGTTAACCGTCATGATCAGATGCCAACCTATGGCGGCTATTCAGAAAAAATCGTTGTTACTGAAAAATTCACATTAAAAGTGCCAGAAAACCTTGAGTTAGCAGGTACAGCACCACTGCTGTGCGCAGGCATTACTACTTGGTCGCCGTTGCGACACTGGAAGGTAGGCAAAGGCAGCCGTGTGGCGGTGGTTGGTTTGGGCGGCTTAGGGCATATGGCGTTGAAATTAGCCAAAGCGTTAGGAGCAGAAGTAACTTTATTTACCCGTTCTGAGGGTAAAGAAGCAGATGCACGTCGCTTAGGTGCAGATAATATAGTCTTATCTAGCGATGAAACACAAATGGCAGCAGTACAAGGCCATTTTGATTTCATTCTTGATACTGTGCCATATATACATGATTTAAATCAATATATCCCAACATTAGCTATTAGTGGTACATTAGTGCTGGTTGGCTACTTAGGACCTTTAGAGCCAATGTTAAATACTGCACCGATGGTATTAGGTCGTAAATCGATTGCAGGTTCACTCATTGGTGGTATTGCTGAAACACAAGAATTATTAGACTTTTGTGCTGAACACAATATTACGTCAGACGTTGAAGTGATTAAGATTCAAGAGATTAATACCGCTTATCAACGCATGTTAAAAAGTGATGTCAAATACCGCTT